A genomic region of Apteryx mantelli isolate bAptMan1 chromosome 10, bAptMan1.hap1, whole genome shotgun sequence contains the following coding sequences:
- the LOC136992855 gene encoding chymotrypsinogen 2-like: MALLWLLGCLALAGSARAADSLPKAGCGVPAIAPIIHGYTRIVNGEPAVPGSWPWQVSLQRNNGFHFCGGSLISENWVVTAAHCGVRTTDTVVLGEYNQASPSEDVQVMAIEKVFKNPKFNMLTIRNDITLLKLATPARLTTRVAPVCLPEAADDFPGGLMCVTTGWGLTDPQASQTPAVLQQAALPLLTNAQCKEYWGYRIADVMVCAGADGASSCMGDSGGPLVCQKDGVWTLVGIVSWGSSNCSPSVPGVYARVTELRAWIDSILAAN, translated from the exons ATGgctctgctgtggctgctgggctgcctggcgcTGGCGGGCTCTGCCCGCGCCGCCGACTCCCTGCCCAAGGCGG GCTGCGGCGTGCCCGCCATCGCGCCCATCATCCACGGCTACACCCGCATCGTCAACGGGGAGCCGGCGGTGCCCGGCTCCTGGCCCTGGCAGGTCTCCCTGCAG CGCAACAACGGCTTCCACTTCTGCGGCGGGTCGCTGATCAGCGAGAACTGGGTGGTCACCGCAGCCCACTGTGGTGTCAg GACCACCGACACCGTGGTGCTGGGCGAGTACAACCAGGCCTCGCCCTCCGAGGACGTGCAGGTGATGGCCATCGAGAAG GTCTTCAAGAACCCCAAGTTCAACATGCTGACGATCCGCAACGACATCACGCTGCTCAAACTGGCCACGCCGGCGCGGCTGACGACCCGCGTGGCGCCCGTGTGCCTGCCCGAGGCTGCCGACGACTTCCCCGGGGGCCTGATGTGCGTCACCACGGGCTGGGGCCTCACCGACCCCCAGG CCTCCCAGACgccggcggtgctgcagcaggcgGCCCTGCCGCTGCTCACCAACGCGCAGTGCAAGGAGTACTGGGGCTACCGCATCGCCGACGTGATGGTGTGCGCGGGCGCCGACGGCGCCTCCTCCTGCATG GGCGACTCCGGCGGCCCGCTGGTGTGCCAGAAGGACGGCGTCTGGACCCTCGTGGGCATCGTGTCGTGGGGCAGCAGCAACTGCTCGCCCTCCGTGCCCGGCGTCTACGCGCGCGTCACCGAGCTGCGCGCCTGGATCGACTCCATCCTGGCGGCCAACTGA
- the LDHD gene encoding probable D-lactate dehydrogenase, mitochondrial translates to MALRRLLGLAAAVGRRGCCAKRPLPPDFVEALTAVAGAPNVSTAAAVREQHGRDESMHSCAPPDAVVWPQDVAQVQELAALCYRCDVPMVPFGTGTGLEGGVNAVQGGVCFDLSRMDRISELRVEDFTVAVEPGVTRKALNSYLRASGLWFPVDPGADASLCGMAATGASGTNAVRYGTMKANVLNLRVVLPDGRLLHTAGPGRHFRKSAAGYDLTSLFVGSEGTLGFLTRATLRLHPVPEAVVAAVSAFPSVRAAVDCTVNVLQAAVPVARIEFLDEVMADACSRYSGLGLPAAATLFLELHGSRHSLAEQVRQTEELAQLHGGSGFAWAQEPEERSRLWAARHAAWYAALALRPGCKGYSTDVCVPISRLPDIVVETKRDLEESGLTGPLVGHVGDGNFHCILVFDPEDPDETRRVKDFTDRLGRRALAMDGTCTGEHGVGLGKRALLREEVGDEGLATMRHIKAALDPKNLMNPGKVL, encoded by the exons ATggccctgcggcggctgctggggctggcggcggccgtcgggcgccggggctgctgcgCCAAG cgcccgctgCCCCCGGACTTCGTGGAGGCCCTGACGGCCGTGGCCGGGGCGCCCAACGTCTCCACGGCCGCGGCGGTGCGGGAGCAGCACGGCCGCGACGAGTCCATGCACAG CTGTGCCCCCCCGGACGCCGTGGTGTGGCCCCAGGACGTGGCGCAGGTGCAGGAGCTGGCGGCTCTCTGCTACCGCTGCGACGTGCCCATGGTGCCCTTCGGCACGGGCACCGGCCTCGAGGGCGGCGTCAACGCCGTGCAG GGCGGCGTGTGCTTCGACCTGAGCCGCATGGACCGCATCTCGGAGCTGCGCGTCGAGGACTTCACGGTGGCGGTGGAGCCCGGCGTGACGCGCAAGGCCCTCAACAGCTACCTGCGCGCCAGCGGGCTCTGGTTCCCCGTCG ACCCTGGGGCGGACGCGTCGCTGTGCGGCATGGCGGCCACGGGCGCCTCGGGCACCAACGCCGTGCGCTACGGCACCATGAAGGCCAACGTGCTCAACCTGCGCGTGGTGCTGCCGGACGGGCGCCTGCTCCAcaccgccggccccgggcgccaCTTCAG gAAGAGCGCGGCCGGCTACGACCTGACGTCGCTCTTCGTGGGCTCCGAGGGCACGCTGGGCTTCCTGACGCGGGCCACGCTGCGCCTGCACCCCGTCCCCGAGGCCGTGGTGGCGGCCGTGAGCGCCTTCCCCAGCGTCCGGGCGGCCGTGGACTGCACCGTGAACGTGCTGCAGGCCGCCGTGCCCGTGGCCCGCATCG AGTTCCTGGATGAGGTGATGGCGGACGCCTGCAGCCGCTACagcgggctggggctgccggcggcggccaCGCTCTTCCTGGAGCTCCACGGCTCCCGGCACAGCCTGGCCGAGCAGGTCCGGCAGACAG AGGAGCTCGCGCAGCTGCACGGCGGCTCCGGCTTCGCCTGGGCGCAGGAGCCGGAGGAGCGCAGCCGCCTCTGGGCCGCTCGCCACGCCGCCTGGTACGCCGCCCTGGCCCTGCGGCCCGGCTGCAAG GGCTACTCCACGGACGTCTGCGTGCCCATCTCCCGCCTCCCCGACATCGTGGTGGAGACCAAGAGGGACCTGGAGGAGTCCGGCCTCACCG GGCCCCTGGTGGGACACGTGGGCGACGGGAACTTCCACTGCATCCTCGTCTTTGACCCTGAGGACCCGGATGAGACCCGGCGCGTCAAGGACTTCACCGACCGCCTGGGCAG GCGGGCGCTGGCCATGGACGGCACCTGCACCGGGGAGCACGGCGTGGGGCTGGGCAAGCGGGCGCTGCTGCGCGAGGAGGTGGGCGACGAGGGCCTGGCCACCATGCGCCACATCAAGGCTGCGCTGGACCCCAAGAACCTCATGAACCCCGGCAAGGTGCTGTGA